The Ziziphus jujuba cultivar Dongzao chromosome 12, ASM3175591v1 sequence aataaataaataaacaaataaaagtgtAGAAGACAATGTACCTCCTCTTAACTTAAGCTTTTTCATTACTTGTCCTTCTTTTCATCGTCGTTGCCACCCTTATATATTATGTCATTGTTTTCACAGATAGAAGAACaactttttcttgattttgttaTTCCTATTTGCGAGGTCAATTACTGCAGAAATTGAAGCATAGAAATATCTACCTCGCTTGAAATGGTGCACATCAAGTCCTCTAATACAGTTATTCCAAACGAGCCTACCCCGAATGAAAGATACTTGTTGTCTGAGTTTGATCAAATTAAGCTTTGGAATCATGTATCACTCTTATATTTCTACAAGCCCCAAAACAGCAACAGTAGGGGCTGTAGAGTAGTATCTGTAATTGAGGTGATGAGAAATTCTCTGAGCCAAGCTTTGGTTCCTTATTATCCTTTAGCTGGCAGACTACATTGGAGTGAAGGGGGTCGACTAGAGCTTCATTGCAAAGCCAAGGGAGTGCTACTTCTGGAAGCAGATTCTGAAGGAACATTGGAGGACCTTGCTGATTTTGCTCCAACTCAAGCTCTAAAGGAACTTACCCCTTTGGTTGATTACGGTTCTATTGAGGAAATGCCTTTGCTGCTAGTACAACTAACAAGATTCAGGTGTGGAGGTCTCTGTGTTGGAGTAGCTGTATGCCGTGCTATTCTTGATGGAACAGCTACATTTGGTTTCGTGAAATCATGGGCCAAGTTGGCTCGTGGAGAGAAATTAGATGTATTGCCATTCCTTGACAGATTTGTGTGGAAATCAAGTGGAAAGCTTACAATGCCATGCTACGATCACGATGAGTTCAAGAAGTTGCCAACTTCTACAGGTTTCTTGAAATCCAAAGCAGGGCACAACAATGAAAGCATTGCTTGCATGCTGAAAGTCACAAAAGAGCAGATGAATAAACTAAAGAAGATGGCAGGTGAGATATATAACGATCAAAACATGGTGAAGCAGAGACCCTTTAGTAGATTTGAGGTCTTGTCTGCCCATATTTGGAGGTGTGCTTGCAAGGCTCGCTACAATGGAGACAATCACCAACCAACAAGAGTATGCATCATCATTGACTGTCGTAAAAGGATGAATCCACCATTACCAGCAGGGTACCTTGGAAATGCAACATTGCCTACAGTGACACCCCTGTGCGTCTTTGATGACCTCATATCCAAGCCATTGTCTTATGCTGCCGGGAAAATAAGGGAAGCCATTAACAAGATGACAGATGAGTACATAAGGTCAGCTCTTGGTTTCATAGCAAGTAACACAAATATGGATGTGCTAAGAACATCCTTCCAAAAACCAGCTTCAGTTGAAGGATCTGATGACTTAGGGAATCCTAACCTTAATATTGTTAGTTGGATGAATATGCCAATTCATGATACTGATTTTGGGTGGGGAAAGCCTACATATATGGGTCCAGGTTCCATAAATTCTGAAGGTAAGGCTTTCAATATGTCGAGCATTGATATTGATGGATCTATCAGCATACCGTTTTGCTTGAAAGCAGCACATATGGATTCATTCATGAAGTTCTTTTACGAGGATATACGAGAAGTACCCTTTCCTTAttccaaaatttgataaagCCATGAGTTTCAATGCTGTTAAAGTTGTATTAGTGGCTATAAAAGGAAGAAATTGTAGAACTGTGACATTATGTGACtttatgatttaatttaaatagaAGTGGGACAGAAATCTCTCTTCTaagatgttttcttttttccctataAATTGTGTGGTTATCCCAGGAACATTTACAAAGTTTTCTAAACCTGGTTTTCAAGTGAAGTTGGTGAGTAAGAAAGAGACATGAAAACTGGACAATGTTTTCAGGCTTGTGGTATTATGTTGAAATCAAATTAGATGCATTCGCAGTTAAAAGCATCAAAATAGTGACTTTTTGGTTTTCCCAAACTATGCAATGTCTGTCATATAGCTCCTCAAAGGGATTAGATTTGTAGAGAGATTTTGTATGAAGTACCTGGGTTTTGGTAGGAGTTGATGAGGACTGTTTTGGGCTAGCAATGAAAGTTGTCACCATAAACCAAACAACATGCGGATTTGACATCAGACACGAGGAACCTAGAGCATTTATGATAAGGTAGAAGTGCTGCACATTTCTAAAATATTCATGATAgttaatagaaaaaattaaataattaaattctagaattacttaaattaaaataaaacatgggactgttatttatttattttttgaaacagtGACTGTTATTAAACTAGGTAAATAAGTTTTCGGAGATGGAAAACTAACCACATGTGAAAAGTTGATaacaaaatgatattttgtATAAACCGACTTTATCAAGCCACATATACGCGCccgtgtgtgtatgtgtgtggtTTTTCTTCATATTGAAGGAACTTTTTGACGTTACTTTATGCGATGGACAGGCACTGACCCATGTAGGGCCCATGAAGGTCACGTCccctcaatttttatttttcatttaaaatttttaatatagttttttgttAGATTTTCAAGGTTGAAGGTTTGCTCTTGAAAACCGTTTATATTATCcgttaataaaatttatatattaaatagtaatttaaatagttataattaaaaattttattttacaattttaattttaaaaataatataattaaatatttatatcttttttttttgaaatacaaTACAATGCTTATTagtttacaaattttaaaaataattgtataattaaaacaaaaataactatagttatttataaataatattatttaattactactttatgcaattttaatttttgagatgtcaaattttcattttaatgactaattttattgttatttttctggttttccatttattttaattttaacttttaaatgtTATTCTAAATGAATAACAGTGTTTTAAAAGGCGAAAAATGATAATGTTTAAATGCATCTAGGCGtgatatttttagataaaattttgcataataataaagattttttttaaaattattttttaaaaaatattaaaacaattcataagaaataaaaaaaattattaaaaaatggaaactttttaagattaatttaaaaaaaaaaaatgaaaacataatgTATAATGATTAAGaaattagagagaaaatttaacaaaaaaaaggaaaaaatgaaataagaaaAGGAATTCTACTAGCAAAGGATGCTAGTAATACACAATCATGGATTGTTAAAGGttgtgatgatgatgaaaataatgatgatgaaaatgatgatgagATAGAGAATGATACATTACcacctaaaaaatattttagaaatactCAAGTTGAAATTAGGAAACccaaagaaaatgattttgtattGAATGACATGAAAGATGAGTTGAATAAAATGTAGATATTGAATTGGAGTCTGATAAAAAATTAGACAAGAATTAGATTATGGTAATAgttaaaatatgtattaatcTTAGAATTCTTAAGTACTTGCaggtttataatatatatgttttgaaactaATCTGTTGTTAAAAACTTagaaaatatgaattttcataaatctattattatcaattatatgttaatttatatttattacacatacaaagataatttaaacttatacatatattttgacatttaaaatataaattattttatttatttagtagctttataataactaaaataataatataattgtaaaatatttttttacatctaGATTTTATCCAGACAAATCTGGACTCATAAAATTTAAGACTTAACTTTATCGTTTTGCGACGTCTTACGCCTTTTAGAACATTgatgaataatataaaattttcaaaaagatacaaaatatattttttaattgtggtTGTTTTAGAATTAAGTATATCAATCCTCACTAGAATCAAATCACTATATCACAACCAAAGTAGAAGCTCCATTTGGAACAAATAAGATAAAAGGTTAATTTCATCTATTCTAAagtttaacttaattaatttttgttttcttataagatgctatttatatttttcaaaatataaaaaattaatataattatagcgAACTTTATAGATATCCAACTAAAATATACTGtaacataaaaatttcaaagggTTAAAATAATGCATTTTCTAACACTGAAAATTTTCGAATATACAAGAAAGGAAATTTACTATAGACATGTCCATGGCTAAAGTGTGAGAAGTAAAGTTAGTCGTCTCCGGTGAGTGACAACGACTTAATagtattttgcatgttgttatgTTAATCCTAACAATTATTACATGTTtagtatttattaatttcaagctcttttattattattaatatttcaaactctttttttatctttttttgacattttgataAAACCTATTGCCTAAGTGTTCTAATACTAATAGCCAACGGACCCACTCCaacggaatttttttttaaagaaaattttttttttttttgttttatcaaataattagtAAAGCGGTCAGACACCGATAAAGACATGCAAACAAATTGGCTCAATTTCACTTAATTGAATGTATATCAAAATTTGGTCACATGTACAATACaaacttctttcttcttcctcctaCAAAAGTCCCATTTACAATTCATTGTTGGCTTTTGGGCATTAAAGAAAGCTGAAGATTCGGATAAAGTGTCAAACCACAGACACAGAGAAGGTGAAGATGGGGTTGGAGCCACTGGTTATGGTTAGGAGGCTAATCATCTCCCTGCATGCAAGTTTACTGGTAATCTGTTTCCTTAGATGGGATTTAATTTTCTTGGttcatttttggattttttttttatttttttatttttaaaattttcattgtattaagcttttttttttcttttttttttt is a genomic window containing:
- the LOC132799224 gene encoding hydroxycinnamoyl-CoA:piscidic acid hydroxycinnamoyltransferase-like, whose amino-acid sequence is MVHIKSSNTVIPNEPTPNERYLLSEFDQIKLWNHVSLLYFYKPQNSNSRGCRVVSVIEVMRNSLSQALVPYYPLAGRLHWSEGGRLELHCKAKGVLLLEADSEGTLEDLADFAPTQALKELTPLVDYGSIEEMPLLLVQLTRFRCGGLCVGVAVCRAILDGTATFGFVKSWAKLARGEKLDVLPFLDRFVWKSSGKLTMPCYDHDEFKKLPTSTGFLKSKAGHNNESIACMLKVTKEQMNKLKKMAGEIYNDQNMVKQRPFSRFEVLSAHIWRCACKARYNGDNHQPTRVCIIIDCRKRMNPPLPAGYLGNATLPTVTPLCVFDDLISKPLSYAAGKIREAINKMTDEYIRSALGFIASNTNMDVLRTSFQKPASVEGSDDLGNPNLNIVSWMNMPIHDTDFGWGKPTYMGPGSINSEGKAFNMSSIDIDGSISIPFCLKAAHMDSFMKFFYEDIREVPFPYSKI